Genomic window (Rhododendron vialii isolate Sample 1 chromosome 4a, ASM3025357v1):
GTTATAGTGAATTTTGAATGGGCCAAACTATGCTGGAAGTGAGTTGAGTATAAACTGAACAAGGAAGGACTCATCCACTTTCATTCCCAAGGTTGCAAGCTTTGCAGCTTTGTCAGACATATTCAAGATGTGCTCTTGAACTCCACGACTACCATCATATTTCATGGTGGTTAATTCAGCCATAATTGTGCCAGCGAGTGACTTATCAGCAGATTTAAAATGAACTTCCACAGCCTTTAAGTATTCTAGTGCATTAGTATATATTCTGTGGTAGGGAGGTTTTGATGTTATTCGCAATGGTCATTTTCATGAACATTAAACTGAGCCTGTTCGACCTTTCCCatgaattgaaattgaacaCTTGTTCCTCGAAACTCTCATCAATAATGTCCGGAGGTTTTTCAACAAGTAATGCCATATCAAGGTCCAATACACCCAGTGTGAACTGAATATGCTCAGACCATTCCGAAAAATTTGGTCCGGTGAGGGTTGGAACATTGCATGCATGAGAGTGCAGTGAAACAGGAACTGTAACTGAAATAAAATAGGGCAATACTTAATAAAAGCTTCGAGAATTATAAACATTCATAATGATGAACTATTGCAATCACCTAGGTCCTCCTTTGGGTGAAACCTAAGCATATCTATTGTTCACTCATCAAATTAGGTGCAACATAATCACCTAAGTaggtctaaataatttataTAGCTTATCAAGTTAGTCATGTTATCTTTGGATATCCAATCCTAACCCGCTAAGTTGCATAAATTACTTACCCTACCCAGTTCATAATTATTTGAATATGACTCTCCTTTGGGCCTAGTCCCATTCTTATAATTATGACTGCAATCGAAAATATTATTGACTTAATTGTTACCCTTTAAACAAACTTTAACGTAGTTTAATATTCATAAGTTTCACTAACCTAGGTcactttggtgactaccaaATTAGTAATTCCTATGAGTATCAAACTAACCAATGATATACTATATTCTTTTATTCGAGTTATGCCGATGTCATTCTTTTATTCAATCACTACtactgaaaaataaataaaatatacaactaagtattttttttatgtgattGATAATCCATTTAATGACATTCAATATAACCATAACTCTCACATATACAGTAACACAGTAATTGAAAAACTTTCCCAATTAAATGCTTCAAAATAATCATACGTTATTGCAGAAAACATAATCTGAAAAAAACAGATTAATTTATTGTAAGCATGTGATCAAAACCTTTATCTCTATTACTGACCATAGCCATAACGAAAATAATATCCATACATACATTACGAAAAACATGTATATGTTTTCCAGTCCAGTAATTATGATCAGTACATGAATCAAAAAATTACGATTCAATCAATCTACCATGTATTGCTTCATCAAATATCAGTAGCATTAATAGGCTATTAATTAACAAGGAGTAAAATAATATGCTTGATGTAGAAAAGTCTATTACGGCAGATGATATGCGGAGTCCAATTACGGCAGATGATATGCGAAATCCAAGTAGGGAAACATAAATTTACTTATAAACTTTGCAAACTGACATTCAAGTGCCAACAATCATAGCCCGTGAATTATGATACTAGCCTGTGAATCAATTACGACAATAATAAACCCTAAAGAAAAGAGAATAACTTCCACTGGTATTCTACAAAACGTGACATGCAAAAACCAATTGCGGAAATCGAGTACTCGTTTCATGATCAATACAGTAGCATTCATGACATAATGGTAAAACCAATTTCTCAATACAACTTGACGGTAACTTCAATTTTGGATTCCATTTAAGTGACAGTATCTCCATCATGTTTAAAATCTAAGATGTATTGATTCAAAAAACCATGCTCTGATATTAATTGTAAATCTATATTTGTATTAAAATTATTATGCAGAAAACAGATATAACAGAATCTTGAATTCAAtacatctcaagaacaataagCATACCTATTGTTGGCTATCGTGATTAGAGAGAACAAATTccttaattagaaacaccttaattcttggctcaccttcttctctctgtctctatttTTCTAGAATACCCTagtactttaattgatggaaaaatcGGAAGAATAAGTGGTGGGTATTCTATATTTTATAAAGGAAAGAAGagggccttagagataattattaaaagacacctagtccatcaatgtctcttttatt
Coding sequences:
- the LOC131323669 gene encoding uncharacterized protein LOC131323669 gives rise to the protein MVHVTFQLAHVTVPVSLHSHACNVPTLTGPNFSEWSEHIQFTLGVLDLDMALLVEKPPDIIDESFEEQVFNFNSWERIYTNALEYLKAVEVHFKSADKSLAGTIMAELTTMKYDGSRGVQEHILNMSDKAAKLATLGMKVDESFLVQFILNSLPA